One Vanessa cardui chromosome 14, ilVanCard2.1, whole genome shotgun sequence DNA segment encodes these proteins:
- the LOC124535465 gene encoding protein toll-like: MDCKLIHVLIVALAAHVINGRVMCPSHPNCVCGGTFAVELNCNIDGRTVKINLLPSTYINIKCENATTLDYSKLPKCANEPNTFKSVSFKDCPLPETSFNDILRQIGVSKTMSLIFQNAKNLSGYFNRKHFTGLKDLTKLLLSVNGITHLPDNLFMDINNLTWLNIRCNNINLSEELFKPLERLETLEISHNHMTNMSSNLFSHLSLLRKLSLWQSNVTWFSKDFFTGVDVLEELDLSSNGLNELPMTIFKPLRKLKKLTLFSNKFSTLPQNLFSTNDKLETVIILNNDVKIKTLPKNMFGNLSNLKQVYLQRSGVEIIPYDIFVNSSLITNISLAYNDIAVIPESTFNDQINLLELDLSHNNLRSLESKLFSSLVRLEILNLCYNSIEEVSSVTFSSLLSLIYLNMEHNNLKIISSDLFSNNKQRMSITLAYNRLDFENKELKNNSWAVTRASPFAHTYNLRMLNLSHNKFKHSFDDWWINGHENLDISFNSIQYLWGNTKYSIEDGKSNYEEILKKPLKEVWISNNPLNCRCRNFLFVDYLKDNLKSKVVDDTLIHCPIWTREACYLRFIIFISVVTTSVSLSTVTLILYFIYKSQINSMIKRRFKYFSRQDNTDQYKNILIKYSENDEEFVLKEILPELKNHKNFNVQTKLVKSNSKDNFIKHFTNGSKESDTVLIIFSPNYLTSAYSHVNIKKIRGEMLKTKNTLYVFTDIGPENSIYAFLKEQRDQRTAILWSDPNFWNVLISMLSNGYKKKVRFSPGIDIRSKLNTSLTSSKSKLASNSSFTRLPDWPDVYASSTFAHSQV, from the exons ATGGATTGCAAACTGATACACGTGCTAATAGTAGCACTCGCAGCACATGTAATTAATGGGAGAGTGATGTGTCCAAGTCACCCTAACTGCGTTTGCGGCGGCACGTTCGCTGTTGAACTCAATTGCAACATCGATG gtcGGACCGTGAAAATAAACCTACTACCGAGTAcgtatattaacataaaatgcGAAAACGCAACAACTCTAGATTATAGCAAGCTACCAAAATGTGCCAATGAACCGAACACTTTTAAATCAGTCAGTTTTAAAGATTGCCCACTACCAGAAACATCATTTAATGACATATTACGACAAATTGGAGTTTCAAAGACTATGTCACTTATATTTCAAAATGCAAAGAATTTGTCTGGATACTTCAACAGGAAACATTTTACGGGATTAAAAGATTTGACGAAACTTCTTCTATCAGTAAATGGAATCACGCATCTGCCAGATAATCTTTTTatggatattaataatttaacatggcTAAACATTCGCTGCAATAATATTAACCTGTCTGAAGAATTATTCAAGCCACTTGAAAGATTAGAAACCTTAGAAATAAGTCATAATCATATGACGAATATGTCCTCGAATCTTTTTTCTCACTTATCCTTGTTGCGAAAGCTGTCTCTGTGGCAAAGTAACGTTACATGGTTCTCTAAAGATTTCTTCACGGGTGTCGATGTGCTTGAAGAATTAGATTTAAGTTCCAACGGACTTAACGAACTACCGATGACAATTTTTAAACCCCTAAGAAAGTTAAAGAAACTGACATTATTTTCCAACAAATTTTCAACTCTGCCACAAAATTTGTTTTCCACCAATGACAAATTAGAAACTGTTATTATTCTTAACAACGACGTAAAGATTAAAACGCTGCCAAAGAATATGTTTGGAAATTTATCAAACCTCAAACAAGTTTATCTTCAACGAAGTGGCGTTGAAATTATACCTTatgatatattcgtcaattcttcgcttataacaaatatatcattAGCATATAATGATATAGCAGTAATCCCGGAATCAACTTTTAACGATCAAATAAACTTGTTAGAACTGGATTTAAGTCACAACAACTTAAGAAGCTTAGAGTCGAAATTGTTCTCGTCGTTAGTACGACTAGAGATAttgaatttatgttataattccATCGAAGAAGTTTCGAG TGTAACGTTTTCATCTCTATTAAGcctgatttatttaaatatggaacataataatttgaaaataatctcATCCGATCTATTTAGTAACAATAAACAAAGAATGTCAATAACCTTGGCTTACAATCGACTAGACtttgaaaataaagaattaaaaaataattcatggGCAGTAACAAGAGCATCACCTTTCGCTCATACTTATAATCTAAGGATGCTTAATTTAagtcataataaatttaaacattcattCGACGACTGGTGGATTAACGGGCACGAAAACTTGGATATCAGCTTTAATTCCATTCAATATCTTTGG GGTAATACGAAGTATTCAATTGAAGATGGAAAATCGAATTacgaagaaatattaaaaaagccatTAAAAGAAGTTTGGATTTCAAATAATCCCTTAAATTGTAGATGCAGAAACTTTCTTTTCGTTGACTAccttaaagataatttaaagtCGAAG gttGTAGATGATACATTGATACATTGTCCGATCTGGACTAGGGAAGCATGTTACctaagatttattatatttatttctgtagTGACCACATCAGTGTCACTCTCAACTGTCACTCTCATATTGTACTTTATATacaaaagtcaaataaattcTATGATAAAGAGgcgattcaaatatttttcaagacAAGATAACACCGACCAATATaagaatatacttataaaatattctgaaaACGATGAAGAATTCGTTTTAAAGGAGATCTTACCGGAACTTAAAAATCACAAAAACTTCAATGTACAAACGAAACTTGTCAAAAGCAATTCGAAAgataattttatcaaacattTCACCAATGGATCGAAAGAAAGCGACACtgttcttataatattttcccCAAACTACTTAACGTCAGCTTACAGCCACgtaaacataaagaaaattcGAGGCGAAATGTTGAAAACGAAAAACACGCTTTATGTATTCACCGATATTGGCCCCGAGAATTCGATATATGCTTTCCTAAAAGAGCAACGAGATCAGCGAACAGCTATTTTGTGGAGTGACCCAAATTTCTGGAATGTTCTCATTTCCATGTTATCGAATGGATATAAGAAAAAAGTACGATTCTCCCCGGGAATCGATATACGTTCAAAACTGAATACATCCCTCACTTCATCCAAGAGCAAGTTGGCCTCGAACAGTTCATTTACAAGACTGCCCGACTGGCCGGACGTCTACGCTTCGAGTACATTTGCGCACAGCCAGGTTTAG